ATGCCGCGGGGCTGCGAGAGACTGCCCGGCGCAAGGCGTACCTTGAAGAAACTTACCGTAAGGCCCGTTCAGAGGAGGAGGCACGCCACTGGGCTGCAGCTGCGAGTAGCTATGCTCAGCTGCGAAACGAACCGGATTTCCCCGACGCCGGCGCACGCCTGGAAGCCTGCGAGCTAAAGCAAAAGGTCGCTAGCCTGGAAGCAGAAATCCGTCGATATGCGGCTGCCGAGGATTGGCGGGCAGTCCTAGCGTCGGACTCCGCACTGAGCGCTATCGATTCTGCCGCCGCCGACCCGGATGGGCTGGCGACATTGGCCCGAATTGCGCTGTTCGGCTATCAGTCCGGCAAGACCTACGACGCGCCGGATCAAGCTCCGCCCAGCACCGGCCAGGCTCCGACTCGTGATGTCCAGGCGGGCGTGCGAGATATTACTGATGTCTTCGAAACCGCTTCCGGTCGTGCTGTCGGCAATACGCCTGCACAGGCTGCTGTAACGCCTCATTCGGCAGAGCAAGCGGTCCAAAGCCGAAGCCCTGGCTCCGAGCTGTTGGTGGTGCGCCACAAAGGCGAGGTTCGTGCTGTTGCCTTCAGCCCCGACGGTGGCCGACTTGCCACTGGAGGCTGGGACAACATGGCTAGGGTCTGGGACTGTAACAACGGCAATGCCATCATGACAAAGGAAACCAAAGGGTTCCTCCGCGGAATGATCATGGCATTGGCATTTAGTCCAGACGGTTCGCGTGTGGCTGCCGGTGTCATGGGCAGCACGGCGTACGTTTGGGACGCGTCAAGGGGAAATGAGCTAATCAAAGTTCAGCATGCTGCAGTGATCAGCTCAGTTACAGCTGTGGCATTCAGCCCCGATGGTGCGCGGCTGGCCACAAGCTGCGAAGACAAGACAGTGCGGATCTGGAATGCCTCCACAGGAGCCTATCTATTCGAAATTAGCCATACGAAGGCGGTAAGGGCAGTTGCCTTCAGTCTGGATGGATACCGACTGGCCACTGGAAGTGATGACAGGGTGGCCCGTATCTGGAATTCGACAACAGGAGCTCAACTGCTGGAGGTCCGCCATGCACTGGCTGGCGTGACGGCAGTCGCGTTCAGCCCGGACGGGTCGATTTTGGCGACTGGCAGTGATGACAAGTCTGCCAGGGTCTGGGCAGCAGACAGTGGCAACCGCTTGCTAGAGGTGCGCCATGGGAAGCCCGTCAAAGCCGTCGCATTCAGCCCTGACGGGACCCGTTTGGCCACCGGAGGTGACGACAACGTCGCGCGGATTTGGAATGCCACCACTGGGGCGCAGCTCCTGGAGGTCCGACACGACAAGGCCGTAAGGGCGGTGGCGTTCAGCCCAGACGGCCGTCGCTTAGCCACCGGCGGCGCTGATTATGCTGCGCGAATCTGGATGATCTAGCGACGGCGAACACCAAGCCGATCCAACGCCCACTCCCAGCCAATCAGCTCCTGCTCCAGCCGCACTCGGTCTCCGTAGCTTCCTGCCTGCAAAGCTTCATAGACGCGAGCTTCCTCAGGTTTCAGCCGACTCAACACAGCACGTGAAGGTGAGGATTCCACGCTCCAAGCATCCCGATGCACCTGTAGCGTTTCTTCGTCCATCAGCACGCTCGATACATGCGGATGGACTGACCGCAATTGGTCCAGGATGCGGAAGCCATGGGTGTCCAGGTCACCCCAGTACAGAACCTCACAGTCCTGCAGCCACGCCGCATCCCGGAGAGATGAGAAGCCGTAGCCGGCGCCGAAGATTGCCAGCGTGGCTGGCCGATCCGGGAGGGCCAGGAAATTCACGAGGTTCTCGGTGATGATCACTGTGCTCACCGGAAGCCTGAGGGACTCGAACCCGGAAGCCGTCACCGTGATGTCCCGGGCGTCACCCAGCAAGGGGATCGACGAATCCAACACACGGAATCGGACTTGCTCCGGCTGATGGAGGAAACCGTGGCGCTCCGCGAACCGTGCAGCCCGTGTTCGGGCGGTCGGTCTTTCCAGCAAGGACTCATCGGCGACCGAAGCTTCCGCCACCTTAAGAAGCTCGTCAGGCGCCGCACCGGCGGGTTGTTCCGAGCCCTCCGCAGGCTCCACCACGGCGGTTATCTCATCAATTGTCCTGCGGTGTGTCTCGATGAACTTCGTGTGAACCCCAGGCAGGCTCAGCTGCCGCACATAAACACCGGGGGAGGGGTTGTCACGCAGCCATAGTGCCACTCGTGCAGCAGTCAACGCCGCGTCGCCCAACTCCAACAGTGCAAGTGGTCGCTTTAGCGCCCACGCCTTCAACAAGGGATCAAGAGCTAGAAGTGAAGACGCCAGGGCACGGAACCGTCGCAGCTCCCGCGCCTTACCAACAAACGCAACCTCGTCCTCCACCGAATCAAACACGGCCACGGCGGGAAGTTGGTTTGACCCGATGGTGGTGCGGCCGACGTCGACCGTTTCCAGGCTGTACGGCCCC
This window of the Arthrobacter sp. StoSoilB5 genome carries:
- a CDS encoding WD40 repeat domain-containing protein, whose amino-acid sequence is MLYVRGGSTQLFNIGGKPRKVQSPTEQFLQNDRTQLIELYDRAISKLYLKQYGTAVSLFDQLLTLDAEYQDAAGLRETARRKAYLEETYRKARSEEEARHWAAAASSYAQLRNEPDFPDAGARLEACELKQKVASLEAEIRRYAAAEDWRAVLASDSALSAIDSAAADPDGLATLARIALFGYQSGKTYDAPDQAPPSTGQAPTRDVQAGVRDITDVFETASGRAVGNTPAQAAVTPHSAEQAVQSRSPGSELLVVRHKGEVRAVAFSPDGGRLATGGWDNMARVWDCNNGNAIMTKETKGFLRGMIMALAFSPDGSRVAAGVMGSTAYVWDASRGNELIKVQHAAVISSVTAVAFSPDGARLATSCEDKTVRIWNASTGAYLFEISHTKAVRAVAFSLDGYRLATGSDDRVARIWNSTTGAQLLEVRHALAGVTAVAFSPDGSILATGSDDKSARVWAADSGNRLLEVRHGKPVKAVAFSPDGTRLATGGDDNVARIWNATTGAQLLEVRHDKAVRAVAFSPDGRRLATGGADYAARIWMI
- a CDS encoding DUF3322 and DUF2220 domain-containing protein; translated protein: MPAKSAPAHRWTTLAGLRALSVTAWDRGQLLREALEPTDVYPRRRALKRPSATELRDDYAAAREWAAELFADVGPYSLETVDVGRTTIGSNQLPAVAVFDSVEDEVAFVGKARELRRFRALASSLLALDPLLKAWALKRPLALLELGDAALTAARVALWLRDNPSPGVYVRQLSLPGVHTKFIETHRRTIDEITAVVEPAEGSEQPAGAAPDELLKVAEASVADESLLERPTARTRAARFAERHGFLHQPEQVRFRVLDSSIPLLGDARDITVTASGFESLRLPVSTVIITENLVNFLALPDRPATLAIFGAGYGFSSLRDAAWLQDCEVLYWGDLDTHGFRILDQLRSVHPHVSSVLMDEETLQVHRDAWSVESSPSRAVLSRLKPEEARVYEALQAGSYGDRVRLEQELIGWEWALDRLGVRRR